The following proteins come from a genomic window of Salvia hispanica cultivar TCC Black 2014 chromosome 4, UniMelb_Shisp_WGS_1.0, whole genome shotgun sequence:
- the LOC125222142 gene encoding transmembrane emp24 domain-containing protein p24beta2-like, whose product MRLPVAAVILMVILGSFGGAFGIRFVIDREECFSHKVEYGNTVHFSFVVIKSEGSWHYSEDGVDLVVKGPNAEQVHDIRDKTSEKHEFVAFQQGVYRFCFTNKSPYHETIDFDVHAGHFLYHDEHAKDEHFKPLFEHIGKLEEALYNIQFEQHWLEAQTDRQAIVNEKMSKGAIHKALLESAALVLASGLQVFILQRLFERKLGVSRV is encoded by the exons ATGAGGCTTCCAGTTGCAGCAGTGATTCTGATGGTAATATTAGGAAGTTTTGGTGGGGCTTTTGGTATTAGATTTGTGATAGATAGAGAAGAGTGCTTCTCTCACAAGGTGGAGTACGGGAATACTGTTCATTTCTCATTTGTGGTGATTAAATCCGAGGGGTCATGGCATTACAGTGAAGATGGTGTAGACCTTGTG GTTAAGGGACCAAATGCCGAACAGGTCCATGACATCCGAGACAAGACAAGTGAGAAGCACGAGTTTGTGGCTTTCCAGCAAGGAGTTTACCGGTTCTGTTTCACTAATAAGTCCCCGTATCATGAAACCATAGACTTTGATGTACATGCTGGCCATTTCTTGTACCATGACGAGCATGCTAAAGACG AGCATTTCAAACCTCTTTTTGAGCATATTGGGAAGCTAGAGGAAGCTTTGTACAATATTCAGTTCGAGCAGCATTGGCTAGAGGCTCAAACTGATCGTCAGGCTATAG TGAATGAGAAGATGAGCAAAGGAGCGATTCACAAAGCCTTACTCGAATCAGCTGCTCTGGTTTTAGCCAGCGGTTTGCAAGTCTTCATTTTGCAGCGTTTATTTGAGAGAAAGCTTGGAGTATCAAGAGTCTGA